The following proteins are encoded in a genomic region of Cryptomeria japonica chromosome 11, Sugi_1.0, whole genome shotgun sequence:
- the LOC131041084 gene encoding UDP-glycosyltransferase 79A2-like: MADQRQLHVLMFPWLAHGHITPFLELAKSLTSYGLKISFLSTQLNIERIKQKLQPSLGIQLVHLPIPSVDGLPTGVESTSDLSKIGALNLIPLPCKALDLCVKPFEELLKLLSPDFVIRDMVQYWAPRVAAKLGIPTVHFEPSFHWSLSDTLWVDFYYRRFKVWSSVCCSSSAV, from the coding sequence ATGGCGGATCAGCGCCAGCTTCATGTGTTGATGTTTCCTTGGCTTGCCCATGGCCACATAACACCTTTCCTAGAGCTGGCCAAGAGCCTCACCAGTTATGGCCTTAAAATTTCATTCCTCTCCACTCAGCTTAATATAGAAAGGATTAAACAAAAACTACAGCCCTCACTGGGAATTCAATTAGTACACTTACCGATTCCATCCGTGGATGGTCTGCCCACAGGCGTTGAGTCCACCTCAGATTTGTCCAAGATTGGAGCTTTAAACCTAATACCGCTACCTTGTAAAGCTCTCGATCTCTGCGTGAAGCCTTTCGAAGAGCTGCTGAAATTGCTTTCCCCTGATTTTGTGATACGTGACATGGTGCAGTACTGGGCTCCTCGGGTTGCCGCCAAACTGGGAATTCCCACTGTACATTTTGAGCCATCCTTCCACTGGAGCCTCTCTGACACATTGTGGGTGGACTTCTATTACAGAAGGTTTAAGGTTTGGAGCTCCGTATGTTGCTCTTCCAGTGCAGTATGA